In Candidatus Roseilinea sp., one DNA window encodes the following:
- the yqjF gene encoding hypothetical protein: MYQTWHDLLFMHWRVPVEALRRHIPPVLPIDTFDGAAWIGIVPFRMSGVRLRFLPGLPWLSAFPELNVRTYVTLDGRPGVWFFSLDAGNPVAVWIARAWFKLPYFNADMRVMPRGQGCIHYTSRRTHRGAPPAEFAADYRPIGDAFDAPPGSLEYFLTARYCLYTADRHGRILRAEIDHPPWPLQPAEAEVRCNSMTGWIGVRLPDDWPLLHFSRRIDMVAWTLQPVNSPAR; encoded by the coding sequence ATGTATCAGACATGGCATGACCTGCTGTTCATGCATTGGCGTGTGCCGGTCGAAGCGCTGCGCCGGCACATCCCACCGGTGTTGCCGATTGACACGTTCGACGGTGCAGCCTGGATCGGCATCGTGCCCTTTCGTATGAGCGGTGTGCGGCTGCGCTTCCTGCCCGGGCTGCCGTGGTTGTCGGCCTTCCCGGAACTCAACGTGCGCACCTACGTGACGCTGGATGGCCGCCCCGGCGTGTGGTTCTTCTCCCTCGACGCCGGCAATCCGGTCGCAGTGTGGATCGCACGGGCGTGGTTCAAGCTGCCCTACTTTAACGCCGACATGCGGGTGATGCCGCGTGGCCAGGGATGCATTCACTACACCAGCCGGCGCACCCATCGCGGCGCGCCGCCGGCCGAATTCGCCGCCGACTACCGCCCGATCGGCGACGCCTTCGATGCACCGCCCGGCTCGCTCGAATACTTCCTTACGGCGCGCTACTGCCTCTACACGGCCGACCGCCACGGGCGCATCCTCCGCGCCGAGATAGATCATCCGCCCTGGCCGTTGCAGCCGGCAGAGGCAGAGGTAAGGTGCAATTCCATGACCGGCTGGATCGGCGTGCGGCTGCCGGACGACTGGCCGCTGCTGCATTTCTCCCGACGCATAGACATGGTCGCCTGGACGCTGCAGCCGGTAAACTCACCGGCGCGATGA
- a CDS encoding coproporphyrinogen III oxidase, with amino-acid sequence MNTGIYLHIPFCRARCSYCDFNTYVGLDALFEPYVRALRQEILAQGAGRAECGPMRPPAHTIFFGGGTPSLLRPDQLGDLILACRETFDLPARCEITVECNPGTVSVDYLRALRAEGVNRLSFGAQSANPDELRLLGREHGWDEVRSAIEAARAAGFDNVNLDLIFGLPYQSLRSWQRTVDAALDLDPDHISLYALTIEAGTPMHDWTRRGEVPLPDPDLAADMYELAERALGEAGFEHYEISNWCKPSRACAHNLIYWRNEPYYGLGAGAHGSTIRRRYWKVKRPADYIARVEHGVLVELGCEDIDEATSRGETMMLGLRLLREGVEQARFAERYGAPVTHFYARALEQGVAQGLLEVTDERIRLTERGRFISNQAMRLFL; translated from the coding sequence ATGAACACCGGCATCTACCTACATATCCCGTTCTGCCGCGCGCGGTGCAGCTACTGCGATTTCAATACCTACGTCGGCCTGGACGCGCTGTTCGAGCCGTACGTTCGCGCGCTGCGGCAGGAGATCCTGGCACAAGGCGCAGGCCGGGCGGAGTGCGGGCCGATGCGCCCGCCGGCGCACACGATCTTCTTCGGCGGCGGCACGCCTTCGCTGTTACGGCCCGATCAGCTCGGCGACTTGATCCTCGCCTGCCGGGAGACATTCGACTTGCCCGCGCGCTGCGAGATCACGGTAGAGTGCAACCCCGGCACGGTGAGCGTGGACTACTTGCGCGCGTTGCGCGCCGAAGGCGTCAATCGCCTGAGCTTCGGGGCACAGAGCGCGAACCCCGACGAACTACGGCTGCTCGGCCGTGAGCACGGCTGGGACGAAGTGCGCAGCGCGATCGAGGCCGCGCGCGCGGCCGGCTTCGATAACGTCAACCTCGACTTGATCTTCGGCCTGCCTTACCAGTCGCTCCGGTCATGGCAGCGGACGGTAGACGCAGCGCTCGACCTTGACCCCGATCACATCTCGCTGTATGCGCTGACCATCGAGGCCGGCACGCCGATGCACGATTGGACACGCCGTGGCGAGGTGCCTTTGCCCGATCCGGACCTGGCCGCCGACATGTATGAGCTTGCCGAGCGCGCGCTGGGCGAGGCAGGATTCGAGCACTACGAGATTTCGAACTGGTGCAAGCCCAGCCGCGCGTGCGCGCACAACCTGATTTACTGGCGCAACGAGCCGTATTACGGCCTGGGCGCCGGCGCGCATGGCTCGACGATCAGGCGACGCTACTGGAAGGTCAAGCGGCCGGCCGACTACATCGCGCGCGTTGAGCACGGCGTATTGGTTGAGCTGGGCTGTGAAGACATTGACGAGGCAACATCACGCGGCGAGACGATGATGCTGGGGCTGCGATTGTTACGCGAGGGCGTGGAGCAAGCGCGCTTTGCCGAGCGCTACGGTGCACCGGTCACCCACTTCTACGCCCGCGCGCTCGAGCAGGGTGTTGCACAGGGGTTGCTGGAGGTTACGGACGAACGCATCCGGCTGACCGAACGCGGACGGTTCATCAGCAATCAGGCCATGCGCCTGTTCCTGTAG
- the yodQ gene encoding putative metallohydrolase YodQ: MEERSVIERLDAWLDANADELINTIVALVRIPSVVGQEAEAQAFMQDRYLAAGLDVDVFEADREALRRHPAFVDSGIPFAGRPNVVGVWAGVGGGRSLILNGHTDVVSPEPLSAWQVNPFAGQIVLPGAPALASDEPPVTGRYGRLYGRGAQDMKSGLIANLFALRALKESGVRLQGDLILQSVIEEEAGGGGGTLACFARGYRADGFIATEPHWRDIAIAHPGILYFRVVVEGRSAHAGRAHHGVNAAVEMAPIVTMLGEWDRERAARLHYESFERLDPAAKRSCHLNVGVVRAGDWPSTVPGRAEIEVRMSFIPGETEASVKREIAERINAVAQRSAWLRDHPPRIEFFGWHTDPWLQDEQHPFVQAFAQCVRDVRSLPGPYAHEPLPILAGSTAGLDTRFAGLFGASALAWGPDGARLHGANEYVELDSVIEVARTLAVFAMRWCGMASSFTQADDDL, translated from the coding sequence ATGGAAGAACGATCCGTGATCGAACGCCTCGACGCCTGGCTCGACGCGAACGCTGACGAACTGATCAACACGATAGTCGCACTCGTGCGCATCCCCAGCGTCGTCGGCCAAGAGGCCGAGGCACAGGCCTTCATGCAAGATCGGTATCTCGCTGCCGGGCTGGACGTGGACGTGTTCGAGGCCGACCGCGAGGCGTTGCGCCGGCATCCGGCGTTCGTGGACTCCGGCATCCCGTTTGCGGGCCGGCCCAACGTGGTAGGGGTGTGGGCCGGTGTAGGCGGCGGGCGCTCGCTCATCCTCAACGGCCACACCGACGTGGTCTCGCCCGAACCGCTGAGCGCCTGGCAGGTGAATCCATTTGCCGGGCAGATCGTCCTGCCCGGTGCGCCTGCGCTTGCTTCGGACGAACCGCCGGTCACAGGCCGATACGGGCGTTTGTACGGTCGCGGCGCGCAGGACATGAAGAGTGGTCTGATCGCCAACCTATTCGCCCTGCGCGCCCTGAAGGAGAGCGGCGTCCGGTTGCAAGGCGATCTGATCCTGCAGAGCGTGATCGAGGAAGAGGCTGGCGGCGGAGGTGGGACGCTGGCGTGTTTCGCGCGTGGCTATCGGGCCGACGGCTTTATCGCGACCGAGCCGCACTGGCGCGACATCGCCATCGCGCATCCCGGCATCCTCTACTTCCGCGTCGTGGTGGAGGGCCGCAGCGCCCACGCCGGCCGGGCACACCACGGCGTGAACGCTGCCGTCGAGATGGCGCCGATCGTGACCATGCTGGGCGAGTGGGATCGCGAGCGCGCGGCGCGCCTGCACTACGAGTCGTTCGAGCGACTCGACCCGGCGGCGAAGCGTTCGTGCCACCTGAACGTTGGCGTGGTGCGTGCCGGCGATTGGCCTTCGACCGTGCCGGGGCGCGCCGAGATCGAGGTGCGCATGTCGTTCATTCCCGGCGAGACCGAAGCGAGCGTCAAGCGCGAGATCGCCGAACGCATCAACGCAGTGGCCCAGCGCAGTGCCTGGTTGCGCGACCATCCGCCGCGCATCGAGTTCTTCGGCTGGCACACCGACCCCTGGCTCCAGGATGAGCAGCACCCGTTCGTGCAGGCGTTCGCCCAATGCGTGCGCGATGTGCGCAGCCTGCCCGGACCGTATGCTCATGAGCCGCTGCCGATCCTCGCCGGCAGCACTGCCGGCCTGGACACGCGCTTTGCCGGATTGTTCGGTGCGTCGGCGCTGGCCTGGGGGCCGGACGGCGCGCGCCTGCACGGCGCGAACGAGTATGTCGAACTCGACTCGGTCATCGAAGTCGCCCGCACACTGGCCGTCTTCGCTATGCGATGGTGCGGGATGGCGTCGTCATTCACTCAGGCCGACGATGACCTTTGA
- a CDS encoding LysR family transcriptional regulator, with protein sequence MFDLHKLQVFAQVAQAGSFSKAAERLLMTQPAVSQHMKELEAALGVQLFRRGRRGVALTAEGRTLLDYAQRIFALAAEAESAVLNVANLASGQLNIGATPGVSTYLLPDWIRDFQARYPQLVVTAQTATTSGIAAQLVARLLDLGFIEGDLEAADAARLDAEVLCDVPQLVVVGPKHPFWSRAAVRLQELDGQAFVMRQPGSQSRLWLDQILEAHGARPRIAAEFDNPEAIKRSVIGGATIGVLPAYAVRAELQAGALRALRTDVPLTRALRAVWDGSAPLSPIARAFLAFADACAHEAHARLPYDSTDKYARATTR encoded by the coding sequence ATGTTCGACCTCCACAAACTCCAGGTCTTCGCGCAAGTGGCGCAGGCCGGCAGCTTCAGCAAGGCCGCCGAGCGCCTCCTCATGACGCAGCCGGCCGTCAGCCAACACATGAAAGAGTTGGAAGCGGCGCTGGGCGTGCAACTGTTCCGGCGCGGGCGGCGCGGCGTTGCGCTCACCGCCGAGGGGCGCACGCTGCTGGACTACGCACAACGCATCTTTGCGCTGGCGGCCGAGGCAGAGAGCGCTGTGCTCAACGTGGCGAATCTGGCCAGCGGCCAGCTCAACATCGGCGCCACGCCCGGCGTCAGCACCTATTTACTGCCGGATTGGATTCGCGACTTTCAGGCGCGCTATCCGCAACTGGTGGTGACGGCGCAGACGGCGACCACGTCCGGCATCGCCGCGCAACTGGTTGCCCGGCTGTTGGATCTCGGGTTCATCGAGGGCGACTTGGAGGCGGCCGATGCAGCGCGGCTGGATGCTGAGGTGCTGTGCGATGTGCCGCAGCTGGTCGTCGTTGGGCCCAAGCATCCGTTCTGGTCGCGCGCGGCGGTGAGGCTACAGGAACTCGACGGTCAGGCGTTCGTCATGCGCCAGCCCGGCAGCCAGTCGCGCCTGTGGCTGGATCAGATTCTGGAGGCGCACGGCGCACGCCCGCGCATCGCTGCCGAATTCGACAACCCAGAGGCGATCAAGCGCTCGGTAATCGGCGGCGCAACGATCGGCGTGCTGCCGGCCTATGCGGTGCGCGCCGAATTGCAGGCCGGCGCGTTACGCGCGCTGCGAACCGACGTCCCGCTCACCCGCGCGCTGCGCGCGGTGTGGGACGGGTCGGCGCCGCTCTCGCCCATCGCCCGCGCGTTTCTAGCCTTCGCCGATGCCTGCGCGCACGAAGCGCACGCACGTCTACCTTACGATAGCACCGACAAATACGCCCGCGCGACGACGCGATAG
- a CDS encoding sulfurtransferase yields MLNLLKSLMGRSAGTVISPTQYKTEFADARKPHVLIDVRTPEEFKSGHIPGAINIDVQVLAQRLQDIPRDKAVVLYCRSGNRSGYAAHILQRAGYAEVYDLGGIGDWRAAGYPIR; encoded by the coding sequence ATGCTAAACCTGCTGAAGTCGCTGATGGGCAGGAGCGCCGGAACGGTCATCAGCCCGACACAATACAAGACCGAATTCGCCGACGCACGCAAGCCGCACGTGCTCATTGACGTCCGTACCCCGGAGGAGTTCAAGAGCGGACACATCCCCGGCGCAATCAACATTGATGTGCAGGTGCTGGCCCAGCGCCTGCAGGATATCCCGCGCGACAAAGCCGTCGTGCTGTATTGCCGAAGCGGCAACCGCAGTGGCTACGCGGCGCACATTTTGCAGCGCGCCGGCTATGCCGAGGTGTATGACCTAGGCGGCATCGGCGACTGGCGCGCCGCCGGTTATCCCATCCGATAG
- a CDS encoding Zn-dependent hydrolase, whose protein sequence is MLLRYFYDEALAQASYLVGCAKTGEALVIDPARDVEPYLAAAERAGLRITQVTETHIHADFVSGLRELAARTGATMYVSDMGDAAWKYAFADEPNVIPVRDGDRWMVGNVRVEVIHTPGHTPEHIAFMITDTAAADEPIGVFTGDFLFVGDVGRPDLLEAAAGMAGTKESGARQQFRSVQRFKALPDYLQIWPGHGAGSACGKALGAIPSTTLGYEKRFNPAFRFTDEDEFVCWLLDGQPEPPKYFAQMKRVNKAGPTLLSELRRPRRLSLMRLDKLLSAGAQVFDFRDQQAFVHAHLPSTISVPASSPAFLNYVGWLVNYDEPSYVIVPTVGRLGPILKALRAIGVDDIAGYATTEQVVGITESLPLVTAQQLAERLPKNGLLVLDVRNKAEYDALHIRGVKHIPLGYLPDRLDEVPRDRDVVVHCATGYRSHIATSLLRRKGFDNVASMPDGVETWARLLPTERGC, encoded by the coding sequence ATGTTGCTCAGATATTTTTACGACGAAGCGCTCGCGCAGGCATCTTACCTCGTGGGCTGCGCCAAGACGGGTGAGGCGCTGGTGATTGACCCGGCGCGCGACGTCGAGCCGTATCTTGCCGCTGCCGAACGCGCCGGCCTGCGCATCACCCAAGTGACCGAGACGCACATCCACGCCGACTTCGTGAGCGGCCTGCGCGAGCTGGCCGCCCGCACCGGCGCGACGATGTACGTGAGCGACATGGGCGATGCGGCGTGGAAATACGCCTTCGCCGATGAGCCGAACGTCATCCCGGTGCGCGATGGCGACCGGTGGATGGTCGGCAATGTGCGCGTGGAGGTGATCCACACGCCTGGGCATACGCCGGAACACATCGCCTTCATGATCACCGACACCGCCGCCGCGGATGAGCCGATCGGCGTTTTCACCGGCGACTTCCTGTTCGTGGGCGACGTGGGCCGCCCGGACCTGCTCGAAGCTGCCGCCGGCATGGCCGGCACCAAAGAATCCGGCGCGCGCCAGCAATTCCGAAGCGTGCAGCGCTTCAAGGCATTGCCGGATTACTTGCAGATCTGGCCCGGTCACGGTGCAGGCAGCGCCTGCGGTAAGGCGCTAGGCGCGATCCCGTCCACGACGTTGGGCTATGAGAAACGCTTCAACCCGGCGTTCCGCTTCACGGACGAGGATGAATTCGTGTGCTGGCTGTTGGACGGCCAGCCGGAGCCGCCGAAGTATTTCGCACAGATGAAGCGCGTCAACAAGGCCGGGCCGACCCTGCTGTCCGAATTGCGCCGCCCTAGGCGCCTGAGCCTAATGCGCCTGGACAAGCTTTTGTCGGCCGGGGCGCAAGTGTTCGACTTTCGCGACCAGCAAGCATTCGTACACGCGCATTTGCCGAGCACGATCAGCGTGCCGGCATCGAGCCCTGCATTTCTGAACTATGTCGGCTGGTTGGTGAACTACGACGAACCGAGCTACGTGATTGTCCCGACGGTCGGCCGGCTCGGTCCGATCCTCAAAGCGCTGCGTGCGATCGGCGTGGATGACATTGCCGGCTACGCGACCACCGAGCAAGTCGTGGGCATCACCGAGTCGCTGCCGCTGGTCACTGCTCAGCAACTCGCCGAGCGCTTGCCCAAGAATGGCCTGCTGGTGCTGGATGTGCGCAACAAGGCCGAGTATGACGCGCTGCACATTCGAGGCGTGAAGCACATCCCGCTCGGGTATTTGCCCGATCGCCTGGATGAAGTGCCGCGCGACCGCGATGTGGTGGTGCACTGCGCCACCGGCTATCGCTCGCATATCGCAACCAGCCTGCTGCGGCGCAAAGGGTTCGACAATGTAGCCAGCATGCCGGACGGTGTGGAGACCTGGGCGCGGCTGCTGCCCACCGAGCGCGGTTGTTGA
- a CDS encoding LysR family transcriptional regulator, whose product MLDLHKLEIFLLAAEKRSITATAEQLNMTQSGVSQHIKDLETALGVQLFLRGRRGIELTDAGMLLQEHAAAILRMVAEAEHAVGDLRQQKHAQLVLGATPGISTYLLPDWLADFGAAYPNIHCDLRTLTTPEILHALDERTIALGLIEGELHESDYPKYEVRVLREIEHYVIVGKQHPWWDKRELSVAELNGCSLVTRQPKSRTRTWLEQVFCQQGVAIHVEMAFDNFESIKRAVISRPWISILPDYVVQQEVTLGLLRIIPISDTPFKRQMKVLWPRRAPLLPAMRRMVDYLRSRAGG is encoded by the coding sequence ATGCTCGATTTGCACAAGCTCGAGATCTTCCTGCTCGCCGCAGAAAAGCGCAGTATTACGGCTACCGCCGAGCAATTGAACATGACGCAGTCGGGCGTCAGCCAGCACATCAAGGACCTCGAGACTGCGCTTGGTGTCCAACTATTCTTGCGGGGGCGGCGTGGCATTGAACTGACCGATGCCGGGATGCTACTTCAAGAGCACGCCGCAGCTATCCTCCGTATGGTTGCTGAGGCCGAGCATGCGGTCGGCGACCTGCGACAGCAAAAACACGCTCAGCTCGTCCTCGGCGCGACTCCGGGCATCAGCACCTACCTGCTACCGGACTGGCTCGCCGACTTCGGCGCCGCTTACCCGAACATCCACTGCGACCTGCGCACGCTGACCACCCCTGAAATCCTGCACGCACTGGACGAACGTACGATCGCGCTCGGCTTGATCGAAGGCGAGCTGCACGAGTCGGACTATCCAAAATACGAGGTGCGCGTGTTGCGGGAGATCGAACACTATGTCATAGTCGGCAAGCAGCACCCATGGTGGGATAAGCGCGAATTGAGTGTCGCCGAGCTGAACGGTTGTTCGTTAGTGACGCGCCAGCCAAAAAGCCGGACACGCACATGGTTGGAGCAGGTGTTTTGCCAGCAAGGCGTCGCCATCCATGTCGAGATGGCGTTCGACAATTTCGAATCCATCAAGCGCGCCGTCATCAGCCGTCCATGGATTAGCATTCTGCCTGATTACGTGGTGCAACAAGAAGTGACTCTAGGTCTGTTAAGGATCATCCCCATCAGCGACACTCCATTCAAGCGGCAAATGAAAGTGCTGTGGCCACGGCGCGCGCCGCTGTTGCCTGCGATGCGCAGGATGGTTGACTATCTTCGGTCACGTGCCGGCGGATGA
- a CDS encoding transporter: MQRFFVLLIGILFGIVLTKSEVISWFRIQKMFRFEEAHMYLIIASAVLVGAISVFLIKRFHLKTIAGEPITIKEKKWQKGVVIGGIIFGLGWAITGACPGPIYAQIGAGTWLALATFAGALVGAYLFAVLQPKLPK; this comes from the coding sequence ATGCAACGGTTCTTCGTCTTGCTCATCGGCATCTTGTTCGGCATCGTGCTGACCAAGTCCGAAGTGATTTCATGGTTCCGCATCCAGAAGATGTTCCGCTTCGAAGAGGCGCATATGTATTTGATCATTGCCTCGGCGGTGCTGGTGGGCGCAATTAGCGTCTTCCTCATCAAGCGCTTTCACCTGAAGACGATCGCGGGCGAGCCAATCACCATCAAAGAGAAGAAGTGGCAGAAAGGCGTCGTCATCGGCGGCATCATCTTCGGGCTGGGCTGGGCCATCACGGGTGCATGCCCCGGACCGATCTACGCGCAAATCGGCGCCGGCACATGGCTGGCCTTGGCCACCTTCGCCGGTGCGCTCGTCGGAGCATATCTGTTCGCCGTCCTGCAACCCAAACTGCCCAAGTGA
- a CDS encoding transferase, with product MISRSILAQIEHLSAHPLTPPQVMRLILDGHVPVDARERPDFLKAHVPGSVNIPASLFPRGPTRLAALRKLIPPSLPVVIVSEPHAALVPLLHGLLKARYRVAGCMGGGIAAWRTSGFPVASGELQAISPIQLHAMLQSDRPPMVVDVSDPEAYAAGHVPGARLIPFDHFEEYIHTLDPQQPLVLVCTAGMRCRRAALHLSNRGFEHIYRVAGGMRSWICAGLPIEAERNLSQKTPSKPTDQS from the coding sequence ATGATTAGCCGCAGCATTCTCGCGCAAATCGAGCATCTGAGCGCACATCCTCTCACACCACCGCAGGTCATGCGACTCATCCTGGATGGGCATGTGCCGGTGGATGCGCGCGAGCGCCCTGATTTTCTGAAGGCGCACGTCCCTGGGTCGGTCAACATCCCGGCGAGCCTGTTCCCTCGAGGCCCCACGCGCCTCGCAGCGCTCCGCAAACTGATTCCGCCGTCCCTGCCGGTCGTAATCGTCTCCGAGCCGCATGCCGCGCTGGTGCCCTTGCTGCATGGCCTGCTGAAAGCGCGCTATCGCGTCGCAGGCTGCATGGGAGGCGGGATCGCTGCATGGCGCACGTCGGGCTTTCCTGTTGCGAGCGGAGAATTGCAGGCCATCTCGCCCATCCAACTCCACGCGATGCTGCAAAGCGACCGGCCGCCGATGGTGGTAGACGTGAGCGACCCCGAAGCATACGCTGCAGGCCATGTGCCGGGAGCACGCTTGATCCCCTTCGACCACTTCGAAGAATACATCCACACGCTCGACCCGCAGCAGCCACTCGTCCTAGTCTGTACCGCCGGTATGCGCTGTCGGCGCGCAGCGCTTCATCTGTCGAACCGAGGTTTCGAGCACATCTATCGAGTGGCGGGCGGTATGAGGAGCTGGATTTGCGCCGGGCTTCCCATAGAAGCCGAGCGTAACCTTTCGCAGAAGACGCCATCTAAACCAACAGACCAAAGCTGA
- a CDS encoding sodium-independent anion transporter — protein MPGKPSLLHRYVPILRWLPAYRRADLPRDLIAGVITAIMLVPQSMAYAQLGGLPPQVGLYATILPIATYAILGTSGQLSVGPAAITSLAVLAGVSTLASPGSPRYLELVLLLTFLVGMIKVALGIFRMGAVLNFVSAPVLSGFLSAAAIVIAVSQLKHLLGFDVAGKGVFDQLYDAITHIGKTNPVTLAIAVASILTLILFKSSAFKSLLKKLGASAKLRTLISSLSLLVVLVMATVLTAALRLDVVAGVKTVGKIPAGLPPLTVPRLSLTDVQLLLPTALTIVFIGVVESISIAKALASKHRQRIDPDQELIGLGAANLMASVTGAYPVAGGLARSVVNNEAGAMTGLASLTTATMMAAMLLFLTPLFYYLPQSVLASIVVVAVAGLFDLHEAKRLYHLQRSDFLTWLATFATTIAFNIEIGILAGVVISLLLYLWRSSRPKIAEIGRIPGTQIFRNVKHYETQTSDSVVALRMDESLYFANAHYLEDRVLEIVAARPAVRHLILHCSPINNVDTTAIEVLHALYGELRDAGVELHLASVKRWVLESLGQSGFVELIGRDHIHRSMDEALKAIEEKGAISDR, from the coding sequence ATGCCCGGCAAGCCATCTCTTCTACACAGGTATGTGCCTATCTTGCGCTGGCTGCCGGCCTACCGTCGCGCCGACCTGCCACGAGACCTCATCGCCGGCGTGATCACCGCCATCATGCTCGTACCGCAGAGCATGGCATACGCACAACTGGGCGGTCTGCCTCCTCAGGTGGGCCTGTATGCCACGATCTTGCCGATTGCCACCTACGCCATATTGGGGACCTCAGGGCAACTCTCGGTTGGGCCGGCCGCGATCACGTCGCTGGCCGTGCTGGCCGGCGTAAGTACGCTGGCTTCGCCAGGCTCGCCGCGTTATCTGGAACTGGTGTTGTTGCTCACCTTCCTGGTCGGCATGATCAAGGTGGCGTTGGGCATCTTCCGGATGGGCGCGGTGCTGAATTTCGTCTCGGCGCCGGTGCTCTCCGGTTTCTTGTCCGCTGCAGCGATCGTCATTGCGGTAAGCCAGCTCAAGCACTTGTTGGGCTTCGACGTGGCCGGAAAGGGAGTGTTTGACCAGCTCTACGACGCCATTACGCACATCGGCAAGACCAACCCGGTTACGCTGGCCATCGCGGTTGCGAGCATTCTGACCTTGATCCTGTTTAAGAGCAGCGCGTTTAAGTCGCTGTTGAAGAAACTGGGCGCATCGGCGAAGCTCCGCACATTGATCAGCAGCCTATCGCTGCTTGTGGTGCTGGTGATGGCGACGGTGTTGACGGCAGCGCTCCGGCTTGATGTGGTCGCAGGAGTGAAGACGGTGGGGAAGATCCCTGCAGGCCTGCCGCCGTTGACGGTGCCGAGATTATCTTTGACCGATGTCCAATTGCTGCTCCCCACGGCGCTGACCATCGTCTTTATCGGCGTGGTGGAATCCATCTCGATTGCCAAAGCGCTGGCCAGCAAGCATCGCCAGCGGATTGACCCCGATCAAGAGTTGATCGGTCTCGGCGCAGCGAACCTGATGGCCAGCGTGACCGGGGCCTATCCGGTTGCCGGTGGGTTGGCGCGCTCGGTGGTGAACAACGAAGCCGGCGCGATGACCGGTCTGGCGTCGTTGACGACGGCAACTATGATGGCAGCGATGCTGCTCTTCCTCACGCCGCTGTTCTACTACCTTCCACAATCGGTGTTGGCCTCGATTGTGGTAGTGGCCGTCGCCGGATTGTTCGACTTGCACGAAGCCAAGCGGCTATATCACCTCCAACGCAGTGATTTCTTGACGTGGCTGGCGACGTTTGCCACCACGATCGCGTTCAACATTGAAATCGGCATCCTCGCTGGCGTAGTGATATCGCTACTGCTCTACCTATGGCGCAGCAGCCGCCCGAAAATTGCTGAAATCGGCCGCATCCCGGGCACACAGATTTTTAGAAACGTAAAACATTACGAAACACAGACGTCCGACTCGGTCGTGGCGCTGCGCATGGACGAGAGTCTGTATTTCGCCAATGCGCACTATCTCGAAGATCGCGTGTTGGAAATCGTTGCTGCGCGCCCCGCAGTGCGGCATCTGATATTGCACTGCTCGCCGATCAACAATGTGGACACCACCGCCATCGAGGTGCTCCATGCTTTGTACGGTGAGCTGCGTGATGCAGGTGTGGAGTTACACCTTGCATCCGTCAAGCGGTGGGTGCTGGAGAGTCTGGGGCAATCTGGATTCGTCGAATTGATCGGCCGAGATCACATCCACCGCAGCATGGATGAGGCGCTGAAAGCGATCGAGGAGAAGGGCGCGATAAGCGATCGCTAA